One genomic region from Cryptococcus deuterogattii R265 chromosome 7, complete sequence encodes:
- a CDS encoding mitochondrial-processing peptidase subunit beta: MHGVVPSLPSPQPCPPPASSHAPSPAPVPRVLKPSLARNLAAVHPVTVAADPVTRTSTLSNGLSVSTETIPGASTSTVGLWIDAGSRADAPNASGTAHFLEHLAFKGTKSRSQTQLELEVENLGAHLNAYTSREQTVYYAKAFDKDVPQAVDILSDILQHSKLEESAIERERDVILREQEEVEKQYEEVVFDHLHSVAFQGSALGNTILGPKEHINSISKSDLQSYISKNYTADRMALIGAGSIEHEALVKLAEKHFASLPVSSNPIPLGGQSHTPAEFIGSEVRIRDDSMDTINLAIAVEGVGWKSPDYWPMLVMQSIFGNWDRSLGASSLLSSRLSHIISSNNLANSYMSFSTSYSDTGLWGIYLVSENTMNVDDLTHFTLKEWTRMSISPTIAEVERAKSQLKASLLLGLDGTTAIAEDIGRQLITTGKRYTPREIERYVDAVTPEEIQRVAQKYLWDKDIAVAALGRTDGLFDYTRLRADMSSMIL; the protein is encoded by the exons atgcatggGG TTgtcccctccctcccctccccgcAGCCATGCCCGCCTCCCGCATCCTCTCACGCGCCATCGCCCGCCCCCGTGCCCCGGGTTCTCAAGCCA TCGCTGGCGAGGAACCTTGCCGCCGTGCACCCCGTCACCGTCGCCGCCGACCCCGTCACCAGGACGTCCACCCTCTCAAACGGTCTCAGTGTCTCCACAGAGACCATCCCCGGAGCGTCCACCTCTACCGTCGGCCTCTGGATCGACGCCGGTTCCAGGGCAGACGCTCCCAACGCCAGCGGGACTGCCCACTTCCTCGAG CACCTTGCCTTCAAGGGAACCAAGTCCCGATCGCAGACCCAGCTCGAGCTCGAAGTCGAAAACCTCGGCGCCCACCTCAACGCCTACACTTCCCGCGAGCAGACCGTCTACTACGCCAAGGCCTTTGACAAGGACGTGCCCCAGGCAGTCGACATCCTCTCCGACATTCTCCAACACTCCAAGCTCGAAGAGTCTGCGATTGAGAGGGAGCGCGATGTCATCCTtagggagcaggaagaggtcgagaagCAGTATGAGGAGGTTGTCTTTGACCACTTGCACTCTGTCGCTTTCCAGG GCTCTGCGCTCGGAAACACCATCCTCGGCCCCAAGGAACACATCAACTCCATCTCCAAGTCTGACCTCCAATCCTACATTTCCAAAAACTACACTGCCGACCGAATGGCCTTGATCGGTGCCGGTTCCATCGAGCACGAAGCCCTCGTCAAGCTCGCTGAAAAGCACTTTGCCTCCCTCCCCGTGTCCTCCAACCCCATCCCCCTCGGTGGCCAGTCCCACACCCCCGCCGAGTTTATCGGTTCCGAAGTCCGTATCCGGGACGACTCGATGGACACCATCAACCTCGCCATCGCCGTCGAGGGTGTCGGATGGAAGTCTCCCGACTACTGGCCCATGCTCGTCATGCAGAGTATCTTTGGTAACTGGGACAGGTCCTTGGGTGCCAGCTCCTTGTTGAGCAGCAGGTTGTCCCATATCATCTCGAGCAACAACCTTGCCAACTCTTACATGTCCTTTTCGACTTCTTACTCTGACACTGGTCTCTGGGGTATCTACCTCGTTTCTGAAAA CACCATGAATGTTGACGACCTTACCCACTTTACCCTCAAAGAATGGACCCGAATGTCTATAAGTCCCACCATTGCCGAAGTCGAGCGTGCCAAGTCTCAGCTCAAGGCTTCCTTGTTGTTGGGTCTTGACGGTACCACCGCCATCGCCGAGGAC ATTGGCCGACAACTGATCACCACCGGCAAACGATACACTCCCCGAGAAATCGAGCGATACGTCGATGCCGTCACCCCCGAGGAGATTCAGCGCGTCGCCCAAAAGTATCTCTGGGATAAGGATATTGCCGTCGCAGCGCTCGGTCGAACGGATGGTCTTTTCGACTATACCCGTCTCCGTGCCGACATGTCCTCTATGATCCTCTAA
- a CDS encoding pyruvate dehydrogenase X component has protein sequence MRTTRQIVGVLRNGRVPRTAIPGIHVRYATTNMAMPAMSPTMTEGGIASWKKNEGESFAAGDVLLEVETDKATIDVEAQEDGVMGKIIVQAGAQKIPVGQIIAVLAEEGDDLSSITIPENAAPAPASEQPKQQPKQEAEQKSAEQKAREQPRDERTSREHKEIKHSKPLFPSVSRLLQESSLSSDEIAKLKGTGRHGMLTKGDVLLALGKVKNCYGSAEKLNVDVMGPSGKRLSEAGEGKEEKKKKEEEEEKVLDGPALRRLVVKGMANATQPAHPVIHHETTQLPRSSDFEFDSILAPYAALLPSPQPKVKIPSRDELLSSEGHLAHPKQDAFAGLY, from the exons atgaggacgacAAGGCAGATTGTTGGTGTGTTGAGGAACGGCAGGGTTCCTCGAACAG CCATCCCCGGTATTCACGTTCGGTACGCGACGACCAACATGGCCATGCCTGCCATGTCACCTACCATGACTGAAGGTGGGATCGCGtcgtggaagaagaatgaaggcGAGAGCTTTGCTGCCGGTGATGTGCTTTTGGAAGTT GAGACGGACAAGGCGACGATCGATGTGGAAGCgcaggaagatggtgtGATGGGCAAGATTATCGTACAAGCTGGTGCCCAGAAAATCCCAGTTGGTCAGATCATTGCTGTCCTcgctgaagaaggggatgatctttcttccatcactATCCCCGAAAATGCCGCCCCTGCCCCGGCGTCTGAGCAGCCCAAGCAGCAGCCAAAGCAAGAAGCAGAGCAAAAGTCGGCTGAGCAGAAAGCGAGGGAACAGCCGAGGGATGAGAGGACGTCTCGTGAACACAAGGAGATCAAGCATTCCAAGCCATTGTTCCCTAGTGTCTCTAGATT ACTGCAAGAATCATCTCTGTCCAGCGACGAGATTGCCAAGCTGAAGGGTACGGGCCGACATGGGATGCTTACCAAGGGTGATGTCCTGCTCGCGCTTGGAAAAGTGAAAAACTGTTATGGTTCGGCTGAAAAGTTGAATGTGGATGTGATGGGTCCGAGCGGGAAACGATTGAGTGAGGCgggtgaaggaaaagaagagaagaagaagaaggaggaagaggaggaaaaagtttTGGATGGACCTGCGTTAAGGAGGTTGGTCGTCAAGGGGATGGCCAACGCGACCCAGCCTGCTCACCCAGTCATCCATCACG AAACCACCCAGCTTCCTCGATCGTCCGATTTCGAATTCGACTCGATCCTTGCACCTTATGCTGCCCTTCTCCCATCGCCTCAACCAAAAGTCAAGATTCCTTCCAGGGACGAACTTTTATCGTCTGAAGGCCATTTGGCTCATCCGAAACAGGACGCGTTTGCCGGGTTGTACTGA
- a CDS encoding 50S small subunit ribosomal protein L36e, with amino-acid sequence MADVDMSSAPAQRSNLRYGMNKGRPTTVIPKTVRPSNKKGVKTEKKTFVKSVIREVAGFSPYEKRVMELLRNSKDKKAKKLTKKRLGTLLRSKRKIEELSAVIVEQRRAGH; translated from the exons ATGGCCGACGTCGACATGTCCTCTGCTCCCGCTCAGCGATCCA ACCTCCGATACGGTATGAACAAGGGCCGACCTACCACTGTCATCCCCAAGACTGTCAGGCCTTCCAACAAGAAGGGTGTCAAGAC tgagaagaagacctTTGTCAAGTCTGTCATCCGAGAGGTTGCCGGGTTCTCTCCTTACGAGAAGCGAGTCATGGAGTTGTTGAGGAACtccaaggacaagaaggccaagaagctcaccaagaagagg CTCGGTACCCTCCTCCGATccaagaggaagattgaggagCTCTCTGCCGTCATTGTTGAGCAGCGTCGTGCGGGCCACTAA
- a CDS encoding ribosomal RNA-processing protein 7: MPKTAAGPSTKVSKPKATQKGAPKLYSNFLPLPILIPTPIPIPSSSSSKSKSKAVNETKHYLYCRAHKSKASSSASVSSKTKNMEEGEELLPEGRTVFVVNLPVDITDRELRTVFGKYGVVEDVRIGKRETGDVLEGVVRGMEVEQSDDEDEDEDDDDEDENDEDEDEDGDESNDERPEATFKGDLLTKKQRRALRRRNLPTSIPEIEPLPRLCPRSTPYLPSGLSSAHIIFLDPISVSRLFSSAPVPVSLPKYGQGELSGLAYYNALYKSLRPSLSAIKSFADTSMARFDHLHSLLLSSRAKEQGAGALVDEDGFTVVVRSGKYGRAGARGDGFGKGGVGVATRGFEKKKQGKGGKGSQALPDFYKFQTLDRKRQDLAELRQKFEHDKARVEELKKSRRYKPY; the protein is encoded by the exons ATGCCCAAGACAGCAGCAGGACCGTCTACAAAGGTGTCCAAGCCCAAAGCCACGCAGAAAGGCGCTCCAAAACTGTACAGCAACTTTCTCCCGctccccatcctcatccctACTCCTatccccatcccttcctcctcttcttcaaaatcaaaatcaaaagCTGTCAACGAGACCAAACACTACCTCTACTGCCGTGCACACAAATCAAAAGCTAGCAGTAGCGCTAGCGTTTCGTCAAAAACCAAAAAcatggaggagggggaggaatTATTACCGGAAGGACGAACGGTGTTTGTGGTGAACCTTCCGGTGGACATAACGGATCGAGAGCTGAGGACGGTGTTTGGGAAATACggagtggtggaggatgtgaggattgggaagagggagactGGGGATGTTTTGGAAGGTGTGGTCAGAGGAATGGAGGTTGAGCAGtctgacgatgaggatgaagatgaagatgatgatgatgaggatgagaatgacgaggatgaagatgaagatggagatgaaagtAACGACGAGCGACCTGAAGCTACATTCAAAGGCGATCTATTGACCAAGAAACAACGACGTGCTCTTCGTCGGCGCAACCTCCCAACTTCCATCCCCGAGATCGAACCTCTCCCCCGGCTCTGTCCCCGCTCGACGCCATACTTGCCATCCGGTCTTTCCTCTGCacacatcatcttcctcgaccCCATCTCCGTCTCCCGTCTCTTCTCGTCCGCTCCCGTACCCGTATCTTTACCGAAATACGGGCAAGGCGAACTTTCAGGGTTAGCGTATTATAACGCTCTGTACAAATCCCTTCGTCCTTCGTTATCGGCCATCAAGTCATTCGCTGACACCTCCATGGCGCGATTCGACCATCTCCACTCTTTactcctctcttcccgtGCGAAAGAACAGGGCGCGGGTGCattggtggatgaagatgggttCACTGTGGTGGTGCGTTCTGGCAAGTATGGACGAGCTGGTGCAAGAGGCGATGGGTTTGGGAAAGGTGGTGTCGGTGTTGCGACGAGAGggtttgagaagaagaagcaggggAAAGGTGGGAAGGGCTCACAAGCCTTGCCAGACTTTTACAAATTCCAGACTTTGGATAGGAAGAGGCAGG ACCTTGCGGAGCTTCGTCAAAAGTTTGAACATGATAAAGCACGGGTGGAAGAACTCAAGAAATCTCGCCGATACAAGCCATACTAG
- a CDS encoding cytoplasmic protein produces the protein MACFLPSSRAPGPIRLEDSLSNLDIGEKSINLEFPTYDTLDGSEELEQRLKAVKNEIQDANVDWYIVPSEDEHQSEGVGDSEKRRQYISGFTGSAGTALIPSSTSQSALLFVDSRYWIQAEQQVPKGWKVVRVGSSSGGGSGRADAQNGWVDWIVNELEEGSRVGIDPKLISLDLVRSIRSRLSSIDSSITLVPLSTNLIDKIRNVPARSLGPINPYPLALSGEDTPSKLSRARKAITEAVGGKRKGKAEEWVYILPTLPAIAWLLNYRCPSDIPFCPVAYAYLVLTPSQCAVFVDKRKVENELNERWKGEDVEVRDYGVEEVGKFVKAFVGGDEEKRKVRVFSPAECSWALAKACSPHGITTITCPIDILKAVKNPVEQQNFRNAYLRDGRAMVRWLAWLEKMLLKDERKVGEWAAAQGLTRERRKEDYFAGLAYEDISASGPNSALPHYAPQRGKDRLIDPDTTYLIDSGAQYQDATIDTTRTFYFGSSPSPELKRAYTRVLQGHIAVSLAKFPTGMPGDRLGMLARKALYDDGLDFGHGVGHGIGSYLGVHENPMYSRSIAFEPGHITTIEPGYYKEGEWGIRIESVLLCKQVETPEDAEPSHFLEWERITQVPIQTSLVDWSLMAKYEMRWLNEHNKTVQEALEPLLQGDEDAGAREWLTKACKPHKIWPWDGV, from the exons ATGGCCTGTTTTCTCCCGTCCAGCAGAGCCCCAGGCCCTATCCGCCTTGAAGACTCCTTGTCAAACCTCGACATTGGCGAAAAGTCGATCAATCTTGAATTCCCCACCTATGACACACTCGATGGTAGCGAAGAGCTGGAACAGCGCCTGAAAGCAGTCAAAAATGAAATTCAGGATGCAAATGTCGATTGGTA CATAGTGCCgagtgaagatgaacaCCAG TCCGAAGGAGTAGGAGATTCTGAGAAACGCCGTCAGTACATATCAGGTTTCACGGGTTCAGCCGGCACTGCTCTCATCCCCTCCTCAACATCGCAATCAGCGCTCTTGTTCGTCGATTCGCGATACTGGATACAAGCAGAACAACAAGTGCCCAAAGGGTGGAAAGTAGTCAGGGTCGGGTCAAGTagcggaggaggaagtgggaggGCGGATGCACAGAATGGCTGGGTGGACTGGATCGTGAACGAGCTAGAAGAAGGGTCAAGGGTCGGGATCGACCCGAAACTCATATCTCTGG ACCTCGTTCGCTCGATCAGATCGCGCCTGTCATCAATAGATTCTTCCATCACCCTCGTTCCTCTGTCGACCAACCTTATCGACAAGATCCGTAATGTCCCTGCCCGTTCTCTTGGCCCAATCAACCCCTATCCTCTCGCTTTATCAGGCGAAGATACACCTTCCAAACTCTCTCGTGCTCGAAAGGCCATTACAGAAGCTGTggggggaaagaggaagggcaAAGCAGAGGAATGGGTGTATATTCTGCCTACACTACCTGCTATCGCTTGGCTGCTCAACTATCGTTGTCCTTCGGATATACCCTTTTGCCCGGTAGCTTATGCGTACCTCGTCCTCACGCCGTCCCAGTGTGCTGTGTTTGTGGATAAGCGTAAAGTTGAGAACGAGCTAAatgaaagatggaaaggggaGGATGTTGAGGTGAGAGACTATGGAGTCGAGGAGGTAGGGAAGTTTGTAAAGGCATTCGTaggtggggatgaagagaagagaaaagtaAGGGTATTTAGCCCTGCAGAATGCAGCTGGGCCCTTGCCAAGGCATGTTCACCC CACGGGATAACTACCATCACCTGCCCCATTGACATTCTCAAAGCAGTTAAAAACCCTGTTGAACAACAAAACTTCCGTAATGCATATCTCAGGGACGGACGAGCCATGGTCAGATGGTTGGCATGGTTAGAGAAGATGCTGCTcaaggatgagagaaaagTTGGAGAATGGGCTGCTGCCCAGGGGTTGacgagggaaaggagaaaggaagattACTTTGC AGGTCTTGCTTACGAGGACATCTCGGCTTCTGGTCCAAACTCGG CGCTGCCACATTATGCTCCTCAGCGAGGAAAGGACAGGCTGATTGACCCTGATACCACGTATCTGAT CGACTCTGGAGCACAATATCAGG ACGCAACGATTGATACCACTCGCACCTTTTACTTTGGCTCGTCACCTTCCCCTGAGCTTAAACGCGCATATACCCGGGTGCTTCAAGGACATATCGCAGTCAGTCTGGCTAAGTTCCCTACAGGAATGCCGGGGGATAGGTTGGGTATGCTTGCGAGGAAAGCGCTTTATGA CGACGGACTAGATTTTGGGCA TGGAGTAGGTCACGGTATTGGCTCGTACCTCGGTGTACACGAAA ATCCGATGTACTCGCGCAGCATCGCCTTTGAACCGGGTCATATTACCACTATCGAGCCCGGGTATtacaaagaaggagagtggGGTATCCGAATTGAATCTGTCTTGTTATGTAAACAAGTCGAG ACTCCAGAGGACGCAGAACCATCTCATTTCCTAGAATGGGAACGAATCACTCAGGTGCCAATCCAAACCTCGCTCGTTGATTGGTCGCTCATGGCAAAGTACGAGATGCGCTGGCTCAATGAACACAACAAGACAGTTCAAGAAGCTTTGGAGCCGCTTTTGCagggtgatgaggatgcAGGTGCAAGGGAATGGCTGACAAAGGCTTGCAAACCCCACAAGATTTGGCCTTGGGATGGAGTGTAG